A portion of the Cryptomeria japonica chromosome 5, Sugi_1.0, whole genome shotgun sequence genome contains these proteins:
- the LOC131037408 gene encoding BTB/POZ domain-containing protein SR1IP1 isoform X2: MLNCIDASCFVRKFQIFSQEIPSDVTVQAGGAKFSLHKFPLASKCGYIRKLVAEAQDADLSMIDLSDIPGGAEAFELAAKFCYGINFEVSTTNIAMLRCAAEYLQMTEDYANANLVSRVEAYINEVVPKNLSSAVSVLHFCENLLPMAEDLNIVSRCIEVVASKTSKESWVGSSGRVDNQGSASSLNYQIKPVIDWWLEEIVVLRIDFFQRVLIAMKGKGLKHGTVGAALMFYAQKSLRGLDIFGTSRKKIEHEEEQGQRILVETIASLLPTEKNSISVSFLCWLLRTAIYLETTVACKLELEQMIGLQLEQATLDDLLIPSVSHSGDTYYAVDSMERIVVNFIEQEKHCDLETLYVCGPNDHFSPAFTDFIKVANLLENYLAEIAPDKNLSIAKFTGLADLIPEKARTVDDGIYRAIDIYLKAHPSLNELERKKVCSIMDCQKLSREACAHAAQNERLPVQIVVQVLYFEQQRLRNEVSGTLMGREGGCQSQKINNSAATSSVHSPRNEFIVLQQENQDLKLEIARLRMQLSDLEKDRPCMKFGMGRPPQYNKKFLNSVSRKLGKLNPFMKLPDSTIQPKPAKERRHSIS; this comes from the exons GATTTTCTCCCAGGAGATCCCAAGTGATGTGACAGTTCAAGCAGGAGGGGCCAAATTTTCTCTGCACAAG TTTCCTCTTGCATCAAAGTGTGGATACATTCGAAAACTGGTAGCAGAAGCACAGGATGCAGACCTATCGATGATAGATCTTTCTGATATACCAGGTGGAGCTGAAGCATTTGAGCTAGCTGCAAAGTTCTGTTATGGAATCAACTTTGAAGTCAGTACTACAAATATTGCAATGCTTCGTTGTGCTGCTGAATATCTGCAGATGACAGAGGATTATGCAAATGCAAACCTGGTATCTCGGGTTGAAGCTTACATCAACGAAGTTGTTCCAAAAAACCTTTCAAGTGCGGTGTCAGTATTGCATTTTTGTGAAAACCTCCTTCCCATGGCAGAAGACCTCAATATTGTCAGCAGGTGCATAGAAGTTGTGGCATCAAAGACCTCTAAGGAGAGTTGGGTTGGTTCATCTGGTAGGGTAGACAATCAGGGGAGTGCAAGTTCTCTTAATTATCAGATAAAGCCTGTGATAGATTGGTGGCTGGAAGAAATAGTTGTTCTTCGAATTGATTTTTTTCAAAGAGTCCTCATAGCCATGAAAGGTAAAGGTTTGAAGCATGGCACTGTTGGAGCAGCTCTTATGTTTTATGCCCAAAAATCATTGAGAGGACTG GACATTTTCGGGACATCAAGAAAGAAAATTGAACATGAAGAAGAACAAGGACAAAGGATTCTAGTAGAAACAATTGCAAGTCTTCTACCAACAGAGAAAAATTCTATTTCTGTGAGCTTTCTATGTTGGCTGCTTCGTACTGCAATATATTTGGAGACAACAGTTGCATGCAAGTTGGAATTAGAACAGATGATTGGTCTACAGCTTGAGCAAGCAACCTTGGATGATCTTCTCATTCCTTCTGTTTCTCACAGTGGTGATACATACTATGCTGTCGATTCTATGGAAAGGATCGTTGTCAATTTTATTGAACAGGAGAAACATTGTGATTTGGAGACGCTTTATGTCTGTGGTCCCAATGACCATTTCTCTCCTGCTTTTACAGATTTTATAAAGGTTGCCAATCTTCTTGAGAATTATCTTGCTGAAATAGCCCCTGATAAAAATCTTAGCATTGCCAAATTCACCGGACTTGCAGATTTGATACCTGAAAAAGCCCGGACAGTTGATGATGGTATATATAGAGCTATTGATATCTATCTAAAG GCCCATCCCTCTCTAAATGAATTAGAGCGCAAAAAGGTATGCAGCATAATGGATTGCCAAAAACTCTCTCGAGAAGCATGTGCACATGCAGCTCAGAATGAACGACTTCCTGTTCAGATTGTTGTTCAGGTGCTGTACTTTGAACAACAACGACTTCGAAATGAGGTGTCTGGAACTTTAATGGGGAGGGAAGGTGGTTGTCAATCTCAGAAGATAAATAATAGTGCTGCGACAAGTTCTGTCCATTCTCCTCGTAATGAATTTATAGTGCTACAACAGGAGAATCAAGATTTGAAGCTAGAAATAGCAAGGTTGAGAATGCAGCTCAGTGATTTAGAGAAGGATCGGCCATGCATGAAGTTTGGCATGGGAAGGCCTCCTCAGTACAACAAGAAATTCTTGAATTCTGTTTCAAGGAAACTTGGGAAACTTAATCCATTCATGAAGCTCCCAGATTCAACGATTCAACCAAAACCTGCAAAAGAAAGAAGGCATTCCATCTCTTGA
- the LOC131037408 gene encoding BTB/POZ domain-containing protein SR1IP1 isoform X1, producing MDKKNNHKMVMLGGGAAAAPTRKKKKQLFANAMKRTSEWIFSQEIPSDVTVQAGGAKFSLHKFPLASKCGYIRKLVAEAQDADLSMIDLSDIPGGAEAFELAAKFCYGINFEVSTTNIAMLRCAAEYLQMTEDYANANLVSRVEAYINEVVPKNLSSAVSVLHFCENLLPMAEDLNIVSRCIEVVASKTSKESWVGSSGRVDNQGSASSLNYQIKPVIDWWLEEIVVLRIDFFQRVLIAMKGKGLKHGTVGAALMFYAQKSLRGLDIFGTSRKKIEHEEEQGQRILVETIASLLPTEKNSISVSFLCWLLRTAIYLETTVACKLELEQMIGLQLEQATLDDLLIPSVSHSGDTYYAVDSMERIVVNFIEQEKHCDLETLYVCGPNDHFSPAFTDFIKVANLLENYLAEIAPDKNLSIAKFTGLADLIPEKARTVDDGIYRAIDIYLKAHPSLNELERKKVCSIMDCQKLSREACAHAAQNERLPVQIVVQVLYFEQQRLRNEVSGTLMGREGGCQSQKINNSAATSSVHSPRNEFIVLQQENQDLKLEIARLRMQLSDLEKDRPCMKFGMGRPPQYNKKFLNSVSRKLGKLNPFMKLPDSTIQPKPAKERRHSIS from the exons GATTTTCTCCCAGGAGATCCCAAGTGATGTGACAGTTCAAGCAGGAGGGGCCAAATTTTCTCTGCACAAG TTTCCTCTTGCATCAAAGTGTGGATACATTCGAAAACTGGTAGCAGAAGCACAGGATGCAGACCTATCGATGATAGATCTTTCTGATATACCAGGTGGAGCTGAAGCATTTGAGCTAGCTGCAAAGTTCTGTTATGGAATCAACTTTGAAGTCAGTACTACAAATATTGCAATGCTTCGTTGTGCTGCTGAATATCTGCAGATGACAGAGGATTATGCAAATGCAAACCTGGTATCTCGGGTTGAAGCTTACATCAACGAAGTTGTTCCAAAAAACCTTTCAAGTGCGGTGTCAGTATTGCATTTTTGTGAAAACCTCCTTCCCATGGCAGAAGACCTCAATATTGTCAGCAGGTGCATAGAAGTTGTGGCATCAAAGACCTCTAAGGAGAGTTGGGTTGGTTCATCTGGTAGGGTAGACAATCAGGGGAGTGCAAGTTCTCTTAATTATCAGATAAAGCCTGTGATAGATTGGTGGCTGGAAGAAATAGTTGTTCTTCGAATTGATTTTTTTCAAAGAGTCCTCATAGCCATGAAAGGTAAAGGTTTGAAGCATGGCACTGTTGGAGCAGCTCTTATGTTTTATGCCCAAAAATCATTGAGAGGACTG GACATTTTCGGGACATCAAGAAAGAAAATTGAACATGAAGAAGAACAAGGACAAAGGATTCTAGTAGAAACAATTGCAAGTCTTCTACCAACAGAGAAAAATTCTATTTCTGTGAGCTTTCTATGTTGGCTGCTTCGTACTGCAATATATTTGGAGACAACAGTTGCATGCAAGTTGGAATTAGAACAGATGATTGGTCTACAGCTTGAGCAAGCAACCTTGGATGATCTTCTCATTCCTTCTGTTTCTCACAGTGGTGATACATACTATGCTGTCGATTCTATGGAAAGGATCGTTGTCAATTTTATTGAACAGGAGAAACATTGTGATTTGGAGACGCTTTATGTCTGTGGTCCCAATGACCATTTCTCTCCTGCTTTTACAGATTTTATAAAGGTTGCCAATCTTCTTGAGAATTATCTTGCTGAAATAGCCCCTGATAAAAATCTTAGCATTGCCAAATTCACCGGACTTGCAGATTTGATACCTGAAAAAGCCCGGACAGTTGATGATGGTATATATAGAGCTATTGATATCTATCTAAAG GCCCATCCCTCTCTAAATGAATTAGAGCGCAAAAAGGTATGCAGCATAATGGATTGCCAAAAACTCTCTCGAGAAGCATGTGCACATGCAGCTCAGAATGAACGACTTCCTGTTCAGATTGTTGTTCAGGTGCTGTACTTTGAACAACAACGACTTCGAAATGAGGTGTCTGGAACTTTAATGGGGAGGGAAGGTGGTTGTCAATCTCAGAAGATAAATAATAGTGCTGCGACAAGTTCTGTCCATTCTCCTCGTAATGAATTTATAGTGCTACAACAGGAGAATCAAGATTTGAAGCTAGAAATAGCAAGGTTGAGAATGCAGCTCAGTGATTTAGAGAAGGATCGGCCATGCATGAAGTTTGGCATGGGAAGGCCTCCTCAGTACAACAAGAAATTCTTGAATTCTGTTTCAAGGAAACTTGGGAAACTTAATCCATTCATGAAGCTCCCAGATTCAACGATTCAACCAAAACCTGCAAAAGAAAGAAGGCATTCCATCTCTTGA
- the LOC131037408 gene encoding BTB/POZ domain-containing protein SR1IP1 isoform X3, translated as MIDLSDIPGGAEAFELAAKFCYGINFEVSTTNIAMLRCAAEYLQMTEDYANANLVSRVEAYINEVVPKNLSSAVSVLHFCENLLPMAEDLNIVSRCIEVVASKTSKESWVGSSGRVDNQGSASSLNYQIKPVIDWWLEEIVVLRIDFFQRVLIAMKGKGLKHGTVGAALMFYAQKSLRGLDIFGTSRKKIEHEEEQGQRILVETIASLLPTEKNSISVSFLCWLLRTAIYLETTVACKLELEQMIGLQLEQATLDDLLIPSVSHSGDTYYAVDSMERIVVNFIEQEKHCDLETLYVCGPNDHFSPAFTDFIKVANLLENYLAEIAPDKNLSIAKFTGLADLIPEKARTVDDGIYRAIDIYLKAHPSLNELERKKVCSIMDCQKLSREACAHAAQNERLPVQIVVQVLYFEQQRLRNEVSGTLMGREGGCQSQKINNSAATSSVHSPRNEFIVLQQENQDLKLEIARLRMQLSDLEKDRPCMKFGMGRPPQYNKKFLNSVSRKLGKLNPFMKLPDSTIQPKPAKERRHSIS; from the exons ATGATAGATCTTTCTGATATACCAGGTGGAGCTGAAGCATTTGAGCTAGCTGCAAAGTTCTGTTATGGAATCAACTTTGAAGTCAGTACTACAAATATTGCAATGCTTCGTTGTGCTGCTGAATATCTGCAGATGACAGAGGATTATGCAAATGCAAACCTGGTATCTCGGGTTGAAGCTTACATCAACGAAGTTGTTCCAAAAAACCTTTCAAGTGCGGTGTCAGTATTGCATTTTTGTGAAAACCTCCTTCCCATGGCAGAAGACCTCAATATTGTCAGCAGGTGCATAGAAGTTGTGGCATCAAAGACCTCTAAGGAGAGTTGGGTTGGTTCATCTGGTAGGGTAGACAATCAGGGGAGTGCAAGTTCTCTTAATTATCAGATAAAGCCTGTGATAGATTGGTGGCTGGAAGAAATAGTTGTTCTTCGAATTGATTTTTTTCAAAGAGTCCTCATAGCCATGAAAGGTAAAGGTTTGAAGCATGGCACTGTTGGAGCAGCTCTTATGTTTTATGCCCAAAAATCATTGAGAGGACTG GACATTTTCGGGACATCAAGAAAGAAAATTGAACATGAAGAAGAACAAGGACAAAGGATTCTAGTAGAAACAATTGCAAGTCTTCTACCAACAGAGAAAAATTCTATTTCTGTGAGCTTTCTATGTTGGCTGCTTCGTACTGCAATATATTTGGAGACAACAGTTGCATGCAAGTTGGAATTAGAACAGATGATTGGTCTACAGCTTGAGCAAGCAACCTTGGATGATCTTCTCATTCCTTCTGTTTCTCACAGTGGTGATACATACTATGCTGTCGATTCTATGGAAAGGATCGTTGTCAATTTTATTGAACAGGAGAAACATTGTGATTTGGAGACGCTTTATGTCTGTGGTCCCAATGACCATTTCTCTCCTGCTTTTACAGATTTTATAAAGGTTGCCAATCTTCTTGAGAATTATCTTGCTGAAATAGCCCCTGATAAAAATCTTAGCATTGCCAAATTCACCGGACTTGCAGATTTGATACCTGAAAAAGCCCGGACAGTTGATGATGGTATATATAGAGCTATTGATATCTATCTAAAG GCCCATCCCTCTCTAAATGAATTAGAGCGCAAAAAGGTATGCAGCATAATGGATTGCCAAAAACTCTCTCGAGAAGCATGTGCACATGCAGCTCAGAATGAACGACTTCCTGTTCAGATTGTTGTTCAGGTGCTGTACTTTGAACAACAACGACTTCGAAATGAGGTGTCTGGAACTTTAATGGGGAGGGAAGGTGGTTGTCAATCTCAGAAGATAAATAATAGTGCTGCGACAAGTTCTGTCCATTCTCCTCGTAATGAATTTATAGTGCTACAACAGGAGAATCAAGATTTGAAGCTAGAAATAGCAAGGTTGAGAATGCAGCTCAGTGATTTAGAGAAGGATCGGCCATGCATGAAGTTTGGCATGGGAAGGCCTCCTCAGTACAACAAGAAATTCTTGAATTCTGTTTCAAGGAAACTTGGGAAACTTAATCCATTCATGAAGCTCCCAGATTCAACGATTCAACCAAAACCTGCAAAAGAAAGAAGGCATTCCATCTCTTGA